In Bacillus sp. Cs-700, one genomic interval encodes:
- a CDS encoding YslB family protein yields the protein MFKKRTNSIDYSHELETTAFGYEFYREILIPELLGSEQPAVLYWTGKEMARQFPLTTREEIEEFFQRAGWGRLSIVQEKKNEITFDLHSELITERKKTSRIACYQLEAGFLAEQYQNMLHCIAEAYEIDKKNDIQFTVKWDPKDQI from the coding sequence ATGTTTAAGAAGCGTACAAACTCGATTGATTACAGCCATGAACTTGAAACAACTGCTTTTGGGTATGAATTCTACCGAGAAATTCTTATTCCTGAACTTCTTGGAAGTGAGCAGCCTGCTGTTTTATACTGGACTGGAAAAGAAATGGCCAGACAGTTCCCTCTCACCACGCGAGAAGAGATTGAAGAGTTTTTTCAGCGTGCTGGTTGGGGGCGGTTATCAATTGTACAAGAAAAAAAGAATGAAATAACGTTCGATCTTCATTCAGAACTCATCACAGAACGAAAAAAAACAAGTCGTATTGCCTGTTATCAACTAGAGGCAGGCTTTCTTGCTGAACAATATCAAAACATGCTCCATTGCATTGCTGAGGCCTATGAAATTGATAAAAAGAATGACATTCAATTTACAGTAAAATGGGACCCGAAAGATCAGATTTGA
- a CDS encoding aspartate kinase — protein sequence MGLRVLKFGGTSVGDVDKIKNVSKRLMQAVNNGDEVVAVVSAMGKTTDELVGLSKGITSKPSPRELDMLLTTGEQVTTALLSMALNEEGYDAISLTGWQAGIKTETFHGNARILDIDASRMNQHLAEGKIVIVAGFQGLTDTSDIATLGRGGSDTTAVAIAAALKADRCEIYTDVDGVYTTDPRYVKGARKLSTISYDEMLELANLGAGVLHPRAVEFAKNYNILLEVRSSFTNEPGTLIEEVVSMEQNLVVRGLAFESNVTKITISGLPNELTTLPSLFSSLASNGINVDVIIQSTGEKNTTSISFSIETASLELTLDVLRRIKVKLPYEHIYHESDLAKVSIVGSGMISNPGVAAQMFEVLAEHGIEMKMVSTSEIKVSTIVPEEKMIYAIESLHDKFQLDERTPVNQM from the coding sequence GTGGGACTACGTGTATTGAAATTCGGAGGTACGTCTGTTGGAGATGTAGATAAAATTAAAAATGTTTCCAAAAGACTAATGCAAGCTGTAAACAATGGAGACGAGGTTGTAGCAGTTGTTTCCGCGATGGGGAAAACAACGGATGAACTTGTGGGATTATCAAAAGGAATTACTTCTAAACCATCTCCAAGAGAGCTCGATATGCTCCTAACGACTGGTGAACAGGTGACAACAGCGCTTCTTTCAATGGCCTTAAATGAAGAAGGATACGATGCTATTTCACTAACAGGCTGGCAGGCTGGGATTAAAACCGAAACGTTTCATGGTAATGCAAGAATTCTTGATATAGATGCTTCCCGGATGAATCAACACCTTGCTGAAGGGAAAATCGTGATTGTTGCAGGATTCCAAGGGCTAACGGATACATCTGACATTGCAACGCTTGGCCGCGGTGGTTCTGATACAACAGCTGTCGCAATTGCAGCCGCTCTTAAGGCAGATCGTTGTGAAATCTATACAGATGTAGATGGCGTATATACGACCGATCCTCGCTACGTAAAAGGTGCAAGAAAGCTTTCTACCATTTCATACGATGAAATGCTTGAGCTAGCCAATCTTGGAGCTGGTGTTCTGCATCCGAGAGCGGTAGAATTCGCAAAAAACTACAATATTCTGCTCGAGGTACGCTCGAGTTTTACAAATGAACCTGGAACGCTAATTGAGGAGGTCGTATCAATGGAACAAAATTTGGTGGTTAGAGGTCTTGCTTTTGAAAGTAATGTTACAAAAATAACAATTTCAGGTTTACCGAATGAGCTTACAACGCTCCCATCTCTATTTTCATCCCTTGCTTCAAATGGCATTAACGTAGATGTTATCATTCAAAGCACAGGAGAGAAAAATACAACGAGCATCTCGTTTTCAATTGAAACTGCTTCTCTCGAGTTAACGCTAGATGTCCTTCGTCGTATCAAAGTGAAACTTCCTTATGAACATATTTATCATGAATCAGATCTAGCTAAAGTATCAATAGTCGGATCTGGGATGATTTCAAATCCAGGCGTTGCCGCACAGATGTTTGAGGTACTTGCTGAACATGGAATTGAAATGAAGATGGTTAGTACATCAGAAATCAAAGTATCAACGATCGTCCCAGAAGAAAAAATGATTTATGCAATTGAGTCTCTACATGACAAATTCCAACTAGATGAGAGAACACCTGTTAATCAAATGTAA
- the uvrC gene encoding excinuclease ABC subunit UvrC, which produces MEQHLKNKLAILPDQPGCYLMKDRQGTIIYVGKAKVLKNRVRSYFSGSHDGKTQRLVGEIRDFEYIVTSTNLEALILELNLIKKHDPKYNVMLKDDKSYPYIKITAEEQPRLITTRKIKKDKGKYFGPYPNAYAASATKKLLDRLYPLRKCRKMPDRVCLYYHIGQCLAPCVNDITKEQNKEMIEGITRFLNGGHQEVKEDIERKMMTASENMDFERAKEFRDLMFHIDKVMEVQKIQSNDGIDRDIFGYSFDKGWMCVQVFFVRQGKLIERDVSLFPFYNDAEEDFLTYIGQFYLQQNHPKPKEVLLPQQVNAQMVEELLQIPVHQPKRGKKKELVELTMKNATIALNEKFSLIERDEKRTIDAVENLGDQLGIDAPLRIEAFDNSNIQGTNPVSAMVVFIDGKPKKNEYRKYKIRTVDGPNDVGSMKEVVRRRYSRVLKENGPLPDLIIIDGGIAQIQAAKDVLENELSLEIPVCSLTKDEKHKTSHLLIGDPPQGVFLPRNSQEFYLLQRIQDEVHRFAITFHRQLRGKSMLKSSLDDIPGIGEKRKKKLLNHFGSIKRMKEATAEDLHNAGLPMNVAEEVVARFENQSN; this is translated from the coding sequence ATGGAGCAGCATCTGAAAAATAAGCTAGCGATTCTTCCTGACCAACCCGGGTGTTACTTGATGAAGGATCGCCAGGGAACAATCATTTATGTCGGGAAAGCGAAAGTGTTAAAAAATAGAGTCCGTTCGTATTTTAGCGGATCACACGATGGTAAAACACAGCGTCTAGTAGGCGAAATACGCGATTTTGAATATATCGTTACATCTACAAACCTTGAAGCTCTTATTTTAGAGCTTAACTTAATCAAAAAACATGACCCAAAATATAACGTCATGCTTAAAGATGACAAAAGCTATCCTTATATTAAAATAACGGCAGAAGAGCAGCCGCGCTTAATTACTACACGCAAAATCAAAAAAGATAAAGGAAAATATTTTGGTCCATATCCAAACGCATATGCAGCTAGTGCAACAAAGAAATTATTGGACCGTCTCTATCCGTTGCGGAAGTGTCGAAAGATGCCTGATCGGGTCTGCCTTTACTATCATATTGGACAATGTCTTGCGCCTTGCGTTAACGACATTACGAAGGAACAAAACAAAGAAATGATTGAGGGCATTACCCGCTTTTTAAACGGCGGTCATCAAGAAGTAAAAGAAGATATCGAACGAAAAATGATGACTGCTTCAGAAAACATGGATTTCGAGCGAGCAAAAGAGTTCCGAGATTTAATGTTTCATATCGATAAAGTAATGGAAGTTCAAAAAATCCAATCCAATGATGGCATCGATCGAGATATATTCGGCTATAGCTTTGACAAAGGGTGGATGTGTGTCCAAGTTTTCTTTGTACGACAGGGGAAATTAATTGAAAGAGATGTTTCGCTTTTTCCTTTCTATAATGACGCTGAAGAAGATTTCTTAACCTATATCGGTCAGTTCTACCTTCAGCAAAATCATCCTAAACCGAAAGAGGTTTTACTTCCTCAGCAGGTAAATGCTCAAATGGTTGAAGAACTTCTTCAAATCCCTGTTCATCAACCTAAGCGCGGAAAGAAAAAAGAGCTTGTAGAGCTTACGATGAAAAATGCAACCATTGCACTTAATGAGAAATTCTCATTAATCGAACGGGATGAAAAGAGAACGATTGATGCTGTTGAAAATTTGGGCGATCAGCTCGGCATAGACGCACCTCTTCGAATTGAAGCCTTTGATAATTCAAATATTCAGGGAACCAACCCCGTCTCAGCGATGGTGGTATTTATTGATGGAAAACCAAAGAAAAATGAATATCGAAAGTATAAAATAAGAACGGTTGATGGTCCAAATGATGTAGGATCAATGAAAGAAGTTGTTAGAAGAAGATATTCGAGAGTGTTAAAGGAGAATGGACCACTCCCTGATTTAATTATCATTGATGGCGGTATTGCTCAAATACAAGCAGCAAAAGACGTCCTTGAGAATGAGCTTAGTCTTGAAATTCCTGTTTGCTCTCTTACTAAAGATGAGAAACATAAAACGTCTCACCTTCTTATTGGAGATCCTCCACAGGGTGTATTCTTGCCAAGAAATAGCCAAGAATTCTATCTTTTACAGCGAATTCAAGATGAAGTGCATCGGTTTGCAATAACATTTCATCGGCAGCTTCGAGGTAAATCAATGCTTAAATCAAGTCTTGATGACATCCCGGGTATAGGCGAGAAAAGAAAAAAGAAGTTGTTGAATCATTTTGGATCCATTAAAAGGATGAAAGAAGCAACTGCAGAAGATCTTCATAATGCCGGATTACCGATGAATGTAGCGGAGGAAGTTGTGGCTCGATTTGAAAATCAATCAAATTAA
- a CDS encoding glycosyltransferase family 39 protein, with protein MNRAFRNRKERYAIHTLAWVLSLISLTLLVWWRFIYAIESPRSWDQVDFTLALDRFDLFAMQPHFPGYPYFILGGTWLNKWISNPAEALATWNSLLMLLAIYPMYIISRSFLSKTFSIVAVALIQSMVFINVLTVQPMSEASAVAILWWYLWSLQHAFTKHSTVWIVISSFFFSLLLGVRLSYLPFGIGFVLLLIHRKNKFTTKEYLSFLIMQVLVAAVFQFIWVGGLAVSEGGVAAFLQLALGFSQGHFEEWGGTAVSASSSFFERLSHLFLNNIVWTGIGGQNLFVLLLLVALFVYLTMVRVKKPITITEVSWFGWAFASMIFSYFLWALFAQNIDKPRHILPLPGMVLLGFLWCGFKKQCDGSKRMLLLLAVIISVQSVISYITMKEANDPAAVYQLIDYLEDESEPLIVYTWEETRVMSFNRVSFEHEQIYTYSTFLADLRYYENHRVYLTEQVVEGFEKQGIPIEDQVKQIQTFHSSTLYDPVYHDIVLYEFLK; from the coding sequence ATGAATCGAGCTTTTAGAAATCGAAAGGAACGGTATGCCATTCATACCCTGGCATGGGTCTTGTCACTCATTAGCCTTACGTTACTCGTATGGTGGAGATTTATCTATGCAATCGAGTCCCCACGTTCCTGGGATCAGGTTGACTTTACTTTAGCCCTCGATCGTTTCGATTTATTTGCAATGCAGCCACATTTTCCAGGGTATCCTTATTTTATTCTTGGAGGCACTTGGCTGAATAAATGGATTTCTAATCCAGCTGAGGCACTTGCAACTTGGAATTCTCTTCTTATGCTACTTGCCATATACCCCATGTATATAATAAGTCGATCGTTTCTCTCAAAGACGTTTAGCATTGTAGCAGTTGCTCTTATTCAATCTATGGTGTTTATAAATGTGCTAACTGTTCAACCGATGAGTGAAGCTTCAGCGGTTGCAATTCTCTGGTGGTATTTGTGGAGTTTACAACATGCCTTTACTAAACATTCAACTGTTTGGATCGTAATATCTTCATTTTTCTTTAGTTTATTACTAGGAGTGCGATTATCGTATTTACCGTTCGGAATTGGTTTCGTGTTGCTATTAATTCATCGAAAAAACAAATTCACAACTAAAGAATATCTCTCTTTTTTGATAATGCAAGTGCTAGTGGCTGCCGTTTTTCAGTTCATATGGGTTGGTGGTCTTGCTGTTTCTGAAGGAGGGGTCGCTGCTTTTCTTCAGCTAGCATTAGGCTTCTCTCAAGGTCACTTTGAAGAATGGGGAGGTACAGCTGTTTCCGCATCGAGTTCTTTTTTTGAGCGTCTATCTCATCTTTTTCTAAATAATATTGTATGGACAGGGATTGGTGGGCAAAACCTTTTCGTATTGTTGTTACTCGTAGCACTCTTCGTATACTTAACAATGGTTCGAGTGAAGAAACCAATAACGATTACGGAAGTCTCTTGGTTTGGATGGGCGTTTGCCAGTATGATCTTTAGTTATTTTCTTTGGGCTTTATTTGCACAGAATATAGATAAGCCTCGACATATTCTCCCGCTTCCAGGAATGGTATTGCTTGGTTTTCTATGGTGTGGTTTTAAAAAACAATGTGATGGGTCGAAAAGAATGTTGCTATTGCTAGCCGTCATTATTAGCGTGCAGTCAGTGATTTCTTATATAACCATGAAGGAAGCAAACGATCCAGCGGCTGTTTATCAATTAATTGATTACTTAGAAGACGAGAGTGAACCGCTTATTGTGTATACTTGGGAAGAAACAAGGGTAATGTCTTTTAATCGTGTTTCATTTGAACATGAACAAATTTACACCTATTCAACTTTTCTCGCAGATCTTCGTTATTATGAAAATCACCGTGTATATTTAACAGAGCAAGTAGTTGAAGGTTTTGAAAAACAAGGGATACCGATTGAAGATCAAGTGAAGCAAATCCAAACATTTCATTCTTCAACGCTATATGACCCTGTCTATCATGACATTGTGTTATATGAGTTTCTAAAGTAA
- a CDS encoding FTR1 family protein, which yields MEIQALLIMFREVLEALLIIGIITTYMKRMGQCQYNKFVWLGAGLAVVASIGVAMLFQVVFTGFAAMGSEIYLKISIMLISAVLLTQMVFWMASHSRNLKSKTEGKMTEYITTGNVIGMVIHSFLVVLREGVETVFFFAAITGGDIGKGFEGWGAITGVLIASAVSYFFFKGTMRIPLKSFFKITGIFIVLIAGGLFVQGISMMQDIKLIGSVMPHVYDLTWFLPEHPIDYAHYVRDQGVAPLLSGDIGIFFKALFGYSSMPSIEEIIAYVGYFTVIYLLVNHQKEPVKTEVKEPNNKAVFKATNEMNESAVK from the coding sequence ATGGAAATTCAGGCATTACTGATCATGTTCAGGGAAGTACTTGAAGCGCTTCTCATTATTGGAATCATAACGACTTATATGAAACGAATGGGACAGTGCCAGTATAACAAGTTTGTCTGGTTAGGAGCCGGTCTTGCCGTTGTAGCAAGTATTGGAGTTGCCATGCTGTTTCAGGTTGTTTTCACAGGATTCGCTGCGATGGGAAGCGAGATCTACCTGAAGATTTCCATTATGCTTATCTCAGCTGTTTTATTAACTCAAATGGTATTCTGGATGGCTTCGCATAGCCGTAACCTTAAAAGTAAAACAGAGGGGAAGATGACGGAATACATTACGACAGGTAATGTTATTGGTATGGTAATTCACTCTTTCTTAGTTGTTCTACGAGAAGGTGTCGAAACTGTATTCTTCTTTGCAGCTATTACTGGAGGGGACATCGGTAAAGGATTTGAAGGATGGGGAGCGATTACTGGAGTCTTAATTGCTTCAGCCGTTTCATACTTTTTCTTTAAAGGTACGATGCGTATTCCACTTAAATCCTTCTTTAAAATCACTGGTATTTTTATTGTACTCATTGCAGGTGGGTTATTTGTACAGGGAATATCAATGATGCAGGATATTAAATTAATTGGCAGTGTTATGCCTCATGTGTATGACTTAACATGGTTTTTACCTGAGCATCCAATTGACTATGCCCATTACGTGCGAGATCAAGGGGTAGCTCCGTTACTCTCTGGTGATATCGGTATCTTCTTTAAAGCATTGTTTGGTTATTCCTCAATGCCTTCCATTGAAGAAATTATAGCGTATGTCGGTTACTTTACCGTGATTTACTTGCTCGTCAATCACCAGAAAGAGCCAGTAAAAACAGAAGTAAAAGAACCTAATAATAAAGCTGTTTTTAAAGCAACGAACGAGATGAATGAATCTGCAGTAAAATAA
- a CDS encoding glycosyltransferase family 2 protein, whose translation MKQHVIVFLPAHNEEDSIGEVIEQIPRDIHPTVRVSVLVIDDGSTDRTVEVSKSAGADYIYSFNTNQGLGAAVRKGISRSIELGADIGVMLDADNEYPAWQLPDLLEPVFNCEADYVMGSRFKGTIDGMRLHRRLGNYCFTFLQSLLLQKWIYDGQSGMRVFSRQAMEHSEIIHDYNYAQVLTLNLVRKGFRVKEVPITYQVRSTGESYIKFKAYLTSVLPAIFKEMTRPVQKVAINYHAHDLDLNKMEAIMAEKSH comes from the coding sequence ATGAAGCAACACGTCATTGTTTTTTTACCTGCACACAACGAAGAGGATTCCATTGGGGAAGTAATCGAACAAATCCCAAGAGATATTCATCCTACCGTTCGCGTAAGTGTATTAGTGATAGACGATGGGTCTACGGATCGAACTGTAGAAGTTTCAAAATCAGCGGGTGCAGACTACATTTATTCTTTTAATACAAATCAAGGACTTGGCGCTGCGGTTCGAAAAGGAATTTCTCGTTCAATCGAACTTGGCGCAGATATTGGCGTTATGCTTGATGCTGATAATGAATACCCGGCATGGCAATTACCTGACCTACTCGAACCTGTTTTTAATTGCGAAGCAGACTATGTGATGGGATCTCGGTTTAAAGGAACGATTGATGGCATGCGATTACATCGACGGCTAGGCAATTATTGTTTTACGTTTCTTCAATCGCTCCTTTTGCAAAAGTGGATCTATGATGGCCAATCAGGAATGAGGGTTTTTTCAAGACAGGCGATGGAGCACAGTGAAATTATTCATGATTACAACTATGCTCAGGTACTAACATTAAATCTTGTTAGAAAGGGATTTAGAGTTAAAGAAGTGCCAATCACTTATCAAGTACGCTCGACAGGTGAATCCTATATTAAATTTAAAGCGTATTTAACTTCCGTTTTACCAGCGATTTTCAAGGAAATGACTCGCCCAGTTCAGAAGGTAGCGATCAACTATCATGCCCATGATCTCGATCTTAACAAGATGGAAGCAATCATGGCAGAAAAGTCACACTAA
- a CDS encoding alkaline phosphatase family protein produces MKQASGFEKIAARCWNLLNEGKPFTPIFVTGTMLLLFITQWTSGAFWGAFFLGFIAVLPLLVLYYVYDYPLFLRNYLWIPLIGYLLIFDQFSLSAAMLGIGLYFFFTVFFWGTFYYHLRIGTSWLNFTRFWKLVLKNSDSTSGNAQEQLPKFLLILSIWTAVIETSLTNRGTLDWTTLAFFYAGIWLFSFILHHYLFDWKPAVKSDYTKPVKSTPTNERVIMIVIDGMRKERFQEANTPFLDSLKKNGTEYSQMETVYPARTVVCFSSMMTGTYPLEHGIKSNMVWNLGVKVETIFDSLRKVGKTGRLLGIAHLVDAMGDDVDTVTAVMNNDVADTKIMEGARQIMLDKNPDFFTVQLIGTDQTGHARGVLYDDYIQKIEEADKLVEDYVHFLHENGFMENTTLIVCADHGQADGIGGHGHLDEGERFVPFFLNGPSIAKGKIVEEKHSLTSVAPTVAHLLGAPIPSHSRGAILEEAFQDRKEEVIK; encoded by the coding sequence ATGAAACAAGCTTCAGGATTTGAAAAGATAGCAGCTAGATGCTGGAATCTTCTAAATGAAGGTAAACCATTTACCCCTATTTTTGTAACGGGGACGATGTTGTTATTATTTATTACGCAGTGGACTTCGGGCGCATTTTGGGGAGCGTTTTTTCTAGGATTCATTGCTGTCTTACCGCTTCTCGTACTTTATTATGTTTATGATTATCCTTTATTTTTACGAAATTATTTGTGGATTCCTCTCATAGGATATTTATTGATTTTTGATCAGTTCTCCTTATCAGCGGCTATGCTCGGGATCGGTCTTTATTTTTTCTTTACTGTCTTTTTTTGGGGCACGTTCTACTATCATCTTCGTATTGGGACAAGTTGGCTGAACTTCACTCGCTTCTGGAAGTTGGTACTTAAGAATAGTGATTCCACGAGCGGTAACGCACAAGAACAGCTCCCTAAATTTTTGTTGATTTTATCGATCTGGACCGCGGTTATTGAAACTTCCCTCACGAATAGAGGTACGCTTGATTGGACAACACTTGCTTTCTTTTATGCAGGAATATGGTTGTTTAGCTTTATCCTTCATCATTACCTGTTTGACTGGAAACCAGCGGTGAAATCGGATTACACAAAACCAGTGAAATCTACTCCTACAAACGAGCGCGTCATTATGATCGTGATTGATGGGATGCGGAAAGAACGATTTCAGGAAGCGAACACGCCTTTCCTTGATTCTTTAAAGAAAAATGGGACAGAATACAGTCAAATGGAAACTGTTTATCCAGCTCGTACTGTTGTTTGCTTTTCTTCTATGATGACAGGTACATATCCACTTGAGCACGGTATCAAATCCAATATGGTTTGGAATCTAGGTGTAAAAGTAGAAACGATTTTTGATTCACTACGAAAGGTTGGAAAGACAGGAAGGCTTCTCGGAATTGCTCACCTTGTTGATGCGATGGGTGATGATGTTGATACTGTAACAGCTGTTATGAACAATGATGTGGCGGATACGAAAATTATGGAGGGTGCTCGTCAGATTATGCTAGATAAAAACCCTGACTTCTTTACTGTACAGCTCATTGGTACTGATCAAACAGGACATGCAAGAGGTGTACTGTATGATGATTACATTCAAAAAATTGAAGAAGCGGATAAATTAGTAGAAGATTATGTTCATTTCTTACATGAAAATGGATTTATGGAAAACACAACTTTGATTGTGTGCGCGGATCATGGACAGGCAGATGGAATTGGGGGACACGGCCATCTTGATGAAGGGGAACGGTTCGTGCCATTTTTCTTAAATGGCCCATCGATTGCTAAAGGAAAAATTGTCGAAGAAAAACATAGCCTTACGTCTGTTGCACCGACTGTGGCACATTTACTTGGAGCTCCAATTCCATCGCATAGTAGAGGAGCAATTTTAGAGGAAGCTTTTCAAGATAGGAAGGAAGAAGTAATAAAATGA
- a CDS encoding lysylphosphatidylglycerol synthase transmembrane domain-containing protein, producing MGKKLSRVIKWVFGLLLISLFAFLLLNEFNIATLTTLTKELISNPGLLFSMVIGYTCSFLLRGLCWRLLVDRTISMRVYLAGIFYSLFFNHLLPFKGGEAVRMGVLAHKQKGQWSTSIQSVVILRAIDLFWLGIFAMIGAELFGITVSTTFLLGMITLCLVSVLILILYVRKKANAGFLYKQIAMMKKLVNSPYMVLIFLISCLSWIAEGIVVYSVAGFNHHFAYLDAMWVTALSVGSGVFQLAPGGFATYESVMSFSLHQVGIGWEEAFSIALVTHAFKYAYSFVAGLVAFYLYPLRFQELRSFMKKKGETS from the coding sequence ATGGGCAAAAAGCTATCACGAGTAATAAAATGGGTATTTGGCTTATTACTAATTTCTCTCTTTGCATTTCTACTGTTAAATGAATTTAATATTGCTACGCTAACCACCCTTACTAAAGAGTTAATCAGCAACCCGGGCTTGTTGTTTTCAATGGTTATCGGGTATACATGCTCTTTTTTATTACGGGGGTTATGTTGGAGGTTACTTGTTGACAGAACCATTTCCATGAGAGTTTATTTGGCAGGAATCTTTTACAGCTTGTTTTTTAACCACCTTTTACCGTTTAAGGGAGGAGAAGCTGTACGAATGGGGGTTCTTGCGCATAAACAAAAAGGACAGTGGTCAACTTCAATTCAATCTGTCGTCATCCTACGTGCGATTGATCTTTTCTGGCTTGGTATTTTTGCCATGATTGGTGCAGAACTTTTTGGGATTACGGTTAGTACAACGTTTTTATTAGGAATGATAACTCTCTGTTTAGTGAGCGTATTAATTCTTATCCTGTATGTAAGAAAGAAAGCTAATGCGGGTTTTTTGTACAAACAGATCGCTATGATGAAGAAACTAGTAAACTCGCCTTACATGGTTCTTATCTTCCTCATTTCATGTCTCAGCTGGATAGCTGAAGGAATCGTCGTTTATTCCGTTGCTGGCTTTAACCATCACTTTGCCTATTTGGACGCTATGTGGGTAACCGCTTTATCAGTTGGATCAGGGGTGTTCCAACTTGCTCCTGGTGGTTTTGCCACTTATGAAAGTGTGATGAGCTTCTCACTTCATCAGGTTGGTATTGGATGGGAAGAGGCCTTTTCAATTGCGCTTGTTACTCATGCTTTTAAATATGCTTATTCTTTTGTCGCCGGTTTAGTTGCTTTTTATCTTTACCCTCTTCGATTTCAGGAGTTGAGGTCGTTTATGAAAAAGAAAGGAGAAACATCATGA